In one window of Mytilus trossulus isolate FHL-02 chromosome 7, PNRI_Mtr1.1.1.hap1, whole genome shotgun sequence DNA:
- the LOC134726338 gene encoding uncharacterized protein LOC134726338, with protein MVQLFYYESRGKCCRKVFSYHGYPAKVLLFPYEGWAQPALVSYWILKTYFWSRSKCKIVEVTGSTRRTTKGKMTDKGKDAMLITGRFKDAKNPDFRMTLTSNVSNADFQQGYCVTGTLERGDKRKSEYQLTHYAMVRRKGYDEKS; from the coding sequence ATGGTACAGTTGTTTTATTACGAAAGCAGAGGAAAATGTTGTCGGAAAGTTTTCAGTTACCATGGTTATCCAGCAAAAGTTTTGTTATTTCCCTATGAAGGATGGGCACAACCTGCTTTAGTCTCGTACTGGATCTTAAAAACATACTTTTGGAGTCGCAGCAAATGCAAAATTGTAGAAGTTACGGGGTCAACAAGGAGAACAACTAAAGGAAAAATGACAGACAAAGGCAAAGATGCGATGTTAATCACCGGACGATTCAAGGATGCTAAAAATCCAGATTTCCGGATGACATTAACAAGCAATGTCAGCAATGCAGACTTTCAGCAAGGATATTGTGTCACGGGAACTCTTGAAAGGGGAGACAAACGTAAAAGTGAATACCAGCTAACACATTATGCTATGGTTAGAAGAAAAGGCTATGACGAGAAATCTTAA